In the genome of Desulfovibrio inopinatus DSM 10711, one region contains:
- a CDS encoding biotin/lipoyl-binding protein, with the protein MPIRMENNSVRKSYRIPLPATVEIEDQIYTVYDWSLQGFKASVPKGTLPPGWDGQVAFILPLQHMNVSFRADAELRRQEDESAGFAFKELPKQTKSILSKYVQASIEGTLDDVEGVIVSAETAVSPVITETPLNFSERQQFKHRFWGRMFLLVPLILLAVLLIGFILYNNFSKVRSTRAVISGGLIDIAPEISGYLTSVDVKDNQTIHKGDLLFTLDDRDMLRQIENFKQIIAVEKKKLKSLKVDFQEEQKSMDIYRKAAQSDSERYQSDIDGVSAQIDAAQKEYDRAQMLLSDGAVSKSYWDQRRKELLSLKAQREALRAQLRLANENIVSTDNGKYLSDGKAHGHAQEIEAQVKVQKQVVAQKELELSQALSQLEKTRIVSTVDGTVYTVKRQPGTYLRAGESVMAIHAMDVRPWVLARFTFEEAQRLAPGANATVYFPSINEYAPGIVQALGHQALGIRDAVSQDQEISLSEVPAKIMLVYVPKGIEPGIGATVSIDTPWLQSLKSLL; encoded by the coding sequence ATGCCAATACGAATGGAAAACAATTCTGTACGCAAATCATACCGAATCCCCTTACCTGCCACTGTTGAGATCGAGGATCAAATATACACGGTCTATGATTGGTCATTGCAAGGATTTAAGGCGAGTGTCCCCAAAGGAACACTCCCTCCGGGATGGGACGGACAGGTCGCATTCATCCTCCCCCTGCAACATATGAATGTTTCATTTCGAGCAGACGCTGAATTGCGACGACAAGAAGATGAAAGTGCCGGCTTTGCATTCAAAGAACTGCCAAAGCAAACGAAATCCATCTTGTCTAAATATGTGCAAGCAAGCATCGAAGGAACACTTGATGACGTGGAAGGGGTGATTGTCAGCGCAGAAACAGCCGTGTCCCCCGTTATTACAGAAACACCACTGAACTTTTCAGAACGCCAACAATTCAAACATCGTTTTTGGGGAAGAATGTTTCTGTTGGTACCGCTTATTCTTCTGGCGGTCCTGCTCATTGGCTTCATTCTGTACAATAACTTCTCCAAAGTGCGCAGCACGCGAGCCGTCATCTCTGGAGGACTCATTGATATCGCACCGGAAATCTCCGGCTACCTTACCTCGGTTGACGTCAAGGACAATCAAACCATTCACAAGGGCGATCTGTTATTCACATTAGACGATCGTGACATGCTGCGACAGATTGAGAATTTTAAACAGATCATCGCCGTTGAAAAAAAGAAACTTAAATCCCTGAAGGTCGATTTCCAGGAAGAACAAAAATCCATGGATATCTATCGTAAAGCAGCCCAAAGCGATTCCGAACGCTATCAATCCGACATCGATGGTGTCAGTGCTCAAATTGACGCGGCTCAAAAAGAATACGATCGGGCACAGATGCTGCTCTCAGATGGCGCCGTCAGCAAATCCTACTGGGATCAACGACGCAAGGAATTGCTCTCCCTCAAAGCACAGCGTGAGGCTTTAAGGGCACAACTGCGACTTGCCAACGAAAACATCGTCAGTACCGACAATGGGAAATATCTGTCTGACGGGAAAGCGCACGGCCACGCGCAGGAAATTGAGGCGCAGGTCAAAGTGCAGAAACAAGTCGTTGCGCAAAAGGAGCTGGAACTCTCCCAAGCTTTGTCCCAGCTTGAAAAGACACGAATTGTCAGCACGGTGGACGGCACGGTGTATACGGTCAAACGTCAACCCGGAACGTATCTGCGCGCCGGAGAAAGCGTCATGGCAATTCATGCCATGGATGTCCGGCCGTGGGTTCTGGCGCGATTCACGTTTGAAGAGGCCCAGCGCTTGGCGCCCGGGGCCAACGCCACGGTCTACTTCCCATCGATTAACGAATACGCACCGGGGATTGTGCAGGCTCTGGGACACCAGGCTCTGGGGATACGTGATGCCGTATCGCAAGACCAGGAAATCAGTCTGAGTGAAGTTCCTGCTAAAATCATGCTGGTCTACGTTCCCAAAGGCATAGAACCCGGCATCGGTGCAACCGTCAGCATCGACACTCCGTGGTTGCAATCACTGAAATCATTGCTCTAA
- a CDS encoding type II toxin-antitoxin system HicB family antitoxin — protein MYYPAILIEDAIMGGVIVILPDMPGLVTTGDTMDIALDNVQDAVEHYLRDAETAPHPSDLDEVKQNEAFQKYNGVPALVHVDLGFLEERKR, from the coding sequence ATGTATTATCCAGCTATCCTCATAGAAGATGCCATTATGGGTGGCGTTATCGTCATTCTTCCCGACATGCCGGGACTCGTCACCACGGGTGATACCATGGACATTGCATTGGACAACGTCCAGGACGCCGTCGAACATTACTTACGCGATGCCGAGACAGCCCCGCACCCCTCGGATTTGGATGAAGTGAAACAAAATGAAGCTTTCCAAAAATACAACGGTGTCCCCGCCCTCGTCCACGTGGATTTGGGATTTTTGGAGGAGCGGAAGAGGTAG
- a CDS encoding glycosyltransferase → MTTSNTSPSFSRPSGVRAAWASLPATVFYVLLAWAIVAALPVRAWNLKTQALVSMSLFGLWRYSWQILHFIRHWIYRRRMFPRLRDEAMAVENPYPKRLYIMVPSYQEEPEVSRKVFTALIREARTIPSQVHIYASVGSDEEVQFISNVIRHADIDEEIETVFMHQSEGKRVAMGHALRAIARDYNTLMSWHPDAENDVVVFMDGDTLVQPGIFQKTLPYFRSNPKVGALTTDNVGQTADTSSIFNDWYTAKFAQRNHIFHSHSLSRRVLTVTGRFSLYRADVVVDEEFIRFLEADYLDHWLFGRFRFLMGDDKSTWYYLLKNGMEMLYIPDAKAVALETRQTHFIKTSMSLMQRWYGNMLRNNWRAIRLGPKPMGFFIWWCILDQRFSTFTPLVGPISVLLLSIFDSWFYLAFYASWIILTRLVLMWFYVIEGMPMTILHIPLTLYNQWVGSLVKIFCMHSLSKQTWDKDNSTDTNETAEQEKTQRIQVQNVGDGFARGFVRLTMLSFNLGSLIILCGIISGAFMLPTMSELESYRSFFWPERLASADTSAPQGQDDTVSITTDSIQRINAAIASLPEGKTLSITLPSGGIILDEPLIVNKDHVHIQGAGTQKTRLISHLTTAQAAAAIQVGGHKGPVVGHMEGAANTGDTVVGIDNWPKDSRYVWLGAPNDDAFFDSIGDTNWRQAKPWIRQFIADVISTGQGYIVLKQGLPEAFPPGTEVRATRLVSDVSLSGFTIEQAVPGHTISDVMGVYENSFPEYEVDAIRFDWATQCRIDDVAILAAGSHALVFENSRDITADHLTIDGSWNKGKDGNGYVRFARAYDNVLENSRIANIRHLAFQWGASGNVVKNCTIETDVNFHGGYSQNNQVRHCTITPPPGHPWGKVTTMPSGGAHWAPPDGAGNVVLPNGAQEESKSMPFLLPYVIK, encoded by the coding sequence ATGACGACTTCTAACACCTCCCCATCATTTTCACGCCCATCCGGTGTTCGCGCCGCGTGGGCGTCCTTGCCAGCCACCGTGTTCTATGTGCTCCTGGCCTGGGCCATTGTCGCGGCACTTCCCGTACGAGCCTGGAACCTCAAAACTCAGGCGCTTGTCTCCATGAGTCTCTTCGGCTTGTGGCGCTATTCCTGGCAGATATTGCATTTCATCCGGCATTGGATCTATCGCCGCCGGATGTTCCCACGACTTCGAGACGAAGCCATGGCCGTGGAAAATCCATATCCCAAACGTCTCTACATCATGGTGCCGTCCTATCAGGAAGAGCCTGAAGTGAGCCGAAAAGTCTTTACAGCACTCATCCGTGAAGCCCGTACCATCCCAAGTCAGGTTCATATTTACGCATCGGTCGGGTCAGACGAGGAAGTGCAGTTCATTAGCAACGTCATCAGACACGCGGACATTGATGAGGAGATTGAAACGGTTTTCATGCATCAGTCCGAAGGAAAACGCGTTGCCATGGGACATGCCTTGCGCGCCATAGCTCGAGACTACAATACGCTCATGTCCTGGCATCCGGATGCCGAAAATGATGTCGTCGTATTCATGGACGGGGATACATTGGTGCAACCGGGGATTTTTCAAAAAACACTCCCCTACTTCCGCTCTAACCCCAAAGTTGGTGCATTGACCACCGACAACGTCGGACAGACCGCGGATACCTCCAGCATCTTCAACGATTGGTACACCGCCAAATTCGCCCAGCGGAATCATATCTTTCATTCTCACAGCCTGTCTCGACGAGTGTTGACGGTAACCGGTCGTTTTTCGCTTTACCGAGCCGATGTCGTTGTGGATGAGGAGTTCATTCGGTTTCTCGAAGCCGACTATCTCGATCACTGGCTTTTCGGTCGATTCCGCTTTCTCATGGGCGACGACAAATCCACCTGGTATTACCTGCTCAAGAACGGCATGGAGATGCTCTACATTCCAGACGCCAAAGCCGTGGCATTGGAAACGCGACAAACGCATTTCATCAAGACAAGCATGTCGCTCATGCAACGCTGGTATGGCAATATGCTGCGCAACAATTGGCGTGCTATTCGCCTTGGCCCAAAACCCATGGGCTTTTTTATCTGGTGGTGCATTCTCGACCAACGATTCTCCACCTTTACGCCGCTTGTCGGTCCCATTTCCGTCCTGTTACTCAGTATTTTCGATTCCTGGTTTTATCTCGCCTTCTATGCGTCATGGATAATTCTTACCCGGCTCGTGCTTATGTGGTTTTATGTCATCGAAGGGATGCCTATGACCATTCTCCACATCCCGTTGACATTATATAATCAGTGGGTCGGTTCGCTCGTCAAAATATTCTGCATGCACAGTCTGTCGAAACAAACATGGGATAAAGACAACTCCACGGACACCAACGAAACGGCGGAGCAAGAAAAAACACAACGTATCCAAGTACAGAACGTCGGCGATGGGTTTGCGCGTGGTTTTGTCCGATTGACAATGCTCTCCTTCAATCTCGGAAGCCTTATCATTTTGTGTGGCATTATTTCCGGTGCGTTCATGCTGCCCACAATGTCGGAGCTGGAGTCTTACCGCTCTTTTTTCTGGCCGGAACGCCTCGCTTCAGCAGACACAAGCGCCCCTCAAGGCCAGGACGACACCGTTTCCATTACGACTGACAGTATCCAACGGATCAACGCGGCCATCGCCTCGCTTCCAGAGGGCAAAACGCTGTCCATTACCCTTCCGTCTGGGGGGATAATCCTGGACGAACCCCTTATCGTAAACAAAGATCATGTGCATATCCAAGGTGCCGGAACCCAAAAAACGCGGCTTATTTCCCACCTTACCACCGCGCAAGCCGCGGCCGCTATTCAGGTCGGCGGGCATAAAGGTCCGGTAGTCGGGCATATGGAAGGAGCCGCCAACACAGGCGATACCGTCGTCGGCATCGATAATTGGCCGAAAGACAGTCGCTATGTCTGGCTCGGTGCGCCTAATGACGACGCATTTTTCGATTCAATCGGTGATACAAACTGGCGCCAGGCCAAACCGTGGATCAGACAATTCATTGCAGATGTCATATCGACTGGCCAAGGCTATATTGTCTTGAAGCAAGGCCTTCCTGAAGCTTTTCCACCGGGAACGGAAGTTCGGGCAACACGTCTTGTGTCCGATGTCAGTCTCTCCGGATTCACCATCGAACAAGCGGTGCCGGGGCACACCATATCGGACGTTATGGGCGTATATGAAAACAGCTTTCCCGAATACGAAGTGGATGCAATACGTTTCGACTGGGCAACCCAATGCCGGATTGACGATGTTGCCATTCTCGCAGCAGGCAGTCATGCTTTGGTCTTTGAAAACAGCCGCGACATCACGGCGGATCATCTTACCATCGACGGATCATGGAACAAGGGGAAAGACGGTAACGGTTATGTCCGCTTTGCACGAGCCTATGACAACGTGCTGGAAAATTCCCGCATCGCCAACATACGTCACCTTGCCTTCCAATGGGGTGCATCGGGCAATGTGGTGAAAAACTGCACGATAGAAACCGACGTCAACTTCCACGGAGGATACAGCCAGAACAACCAGGTGCGACACTGCACCATCACCCCTCCTCCTGGCCACCCTTGGGGAAAAGTCACCACTATGCCCTCTGGCGGCGCCCACTGGGCTCCTCCGGACGGAGCAGGGAATGTGGTACTGCCTAATGGAGCTCAAGAAGAGTCGAAATCGATGCCCTTTTTGCTGCCGTACGTCATTAAGTAG
- a CDS encoding IclR family transcriptional regulator has translation MSPSILSRALLVMDEISKSPQGLRFSEVQRLLGNPSPTTVNKILKELMQHEVLCKNHDGRYVIGMKAYFWGKTVAAKHGPMYLIRQCMAELQERFAASVNLFICSGEFMLCLESISSPQSPSLWPAGKSVPLQLPVIGSLFFFQHDVLTDETFVQSECEQHHANLNAADVLAMIHQALEAGIQIDAGLFYSGVYRMAVPLLEHDRVTMVLGLGILEARVAGTTLVDQIVSAMLEMKQRIERYMSMQN, from the coding sequence ATGTCTCCGTCAATACTTTCTCGCGCGTTACTCGTGATGGATGAAATCAGTAAAAGTCCACAAGGGCTTCGGTTTTCCGAGGTACAGCGTCTGCTCGGGAATCCGAGTCCGACGACGGTCAACAAGATTTTGAAAGAGCTGATGCAGCACGAGGTGCTCTGTAAAAATCACGATGGGCGCTATGTGATTGGCATGAAAGCGTATTTTTGGGGGAAGACCGTCGCTGCCAAACATGGTCCCATGTACTTGATTCGGCAGTGCATGGCTGAATTGCAAGAACGATTTGCAGCCTCGGTGAATCTCTTTATCTGTTCTGGGGAGTTTATGTTGTGTCTCGAAAGCATATCCTCGCCACAATCTCCCTCATTATGGCCTGCTGGAAAAAGTGTTCCTCTGCAACTTCCTGTCATTGGATCACTCTTTTTCTTTCAGCATGACGTGCTCACAGACGAAACCTTTGTACAGTCAGAATGTGAACAACATCATGCCAATTTGAATGCAGCAGATGTGCTTGCAATGATCCATCAAGCTCTGGAAGCAGGCATCCAGATCGATGCAGGACTGTTCTACTCCGGCGTGTACAGAATGGCTGTTCCTCTTCTGGAGCACGACCGTGTCACCATGGTTCTTGGGTTGGGTATTCTTGAAGCTCGTGTCGCTGGAACGACACTTGTTGACCAGATTGTGAGCGCCATGCTTGAAATGAAACAACGTATTGAACGTTATATGTCGATGCAAAACTGA
- a CDS encoding DUF2092 domain-containing protein — protein MRDKAIRIVTVMVCFLSLLMSGTALAKDKDKDNKEIDAQAEKILRSMCDFLAAQKGFIVQEEVYEDEVYPNGQKVQYHKTATVSLKRPDELRSDVKGDNADRLTVLKGEKLVVLDRETNQYQEIKVPAGIDATLDFMLENFNVNVPTSDLLTSNPFKAVFPNVVAGYDLGEVECDGKTCQHVAFRQLEVDWQVWIEKGKTPLPHRIVITDKTLHGNPQYMLIMSKWELSPKFDDKEFDFTPPEGATPGVVLSDADVTDAN, from the coding sequence ATGCGTGACAAAGCAATACGAATAGTAACTGTAATGGTATGTTTTCTAAGTCTGCTGATGAGCGGAACAGCCTTAGCGAAAGACAAAGATAAAGATAACAAAGAAATCGATGCGCAAGCAGAAAAGATACTGCGTTCGATGTGCGACTTCTTAGCCGCACAAAAAGGATTTATCGTTCAAGAAGAGGTATATGAGGATGAAGTCTACCCCAACGGTCAGAAGGTGCAATATCATAAAACCGCAACGGTGAGCTTGAAACGACCGGACGAACTGCGTTCCGACGTGAAAGGCGATAACGCCGACCGTCTTACCGTGCTCAAAGGCGAAAAGCTCGTCGTACTCGACCGAGAAACAAACCAGTACCAAGAGATCAAAGTCCCTGCCGGCATCGATGCAACCTTGGACTTCATGTTGGAAAATTTCAACGTCAACGTCCCGACATCCGACCTTCTGACGAGTAACCCTTTTAAGGCGGTATTCCCGAATGTTGTCGCCGGGTACGACCTGGGCGAAGTGGAGTGTGACGGCAAAACATGCCAGCATGTGGCCTTCCGACAATTGGAAGTCGACTGGCAAGTATGGATCGAGAAGGGCAAAACCCCTCTGCCCCATCGCATCGTCATTACCGACAAAACACTGCACGGCAACCCGCAGTATATGCTGATCATGTCCAAATGGGAGCTGTCGCCAAAGTTTGATGACAAGGAGTTCGATTTCACCCCACCCGAGGGCGCGACGCCAGGCGTGGTTCTGAGCGACGCAGATGTCACAGACGCCAACTAA
- a CDS encoding GrpB family protein, whose product MPPPIRVELVPHDPQWAYDATTEQAKLQSLMGPCLVRVHHIGSTSISGIHAKPVIDLIPVVTTLDALDVRQHNLESDGYAWWGELGLPGRRYCTKTDPATGHRLVQLHCFANGSSEITRHLAFRDYLRAHAVIAHEYDHVKHHCQHLHPMNSHDYSDCKATWITRIEQEALRWYEALDIEKKK is encoded by the coding sequence ATGCCACCACCAATCAGAGTAGAACTCGTCCCTCACGATCCTCAATGGGCGTATGATGCCACGACTGAACAGGCGAAACTCCAATCGCTCATGGGGCCGTGCCTGGTGCGAGTCCATCATATCGGATCCACGTCAATTTCAGGCATCCATGCGAAACCCGTAATCGACCTTATCCCGGTAGTGACAACTTTGGACGCCCTTGATGTCCGCCAACACAATCTCGAATCCGATGGCTATGCCTGGTGGGGAGAACTCGGCTTGCCCGGTCGTCGCTATTGCACCAAAACCGATCCCGCAACGGGTCACCGTCTCGTTCAACTCCATTGCTTTGCCAACGGCTCCTCGGAAATCACACGGCACCTCGCCTTCCGAGACTATCTTCGTGCTCATGCCGTTATCGCCCACGAGTACGATCACGTTAAACACCACTGCCAACACCTCCACCCCATGAATTCACATGACTACAGTGATTGCAAAGCAACATGGATCACGCGTATCGAACAGGAGGCGCTGAGATGGTATGAAGCGCTCGATATCGAAAAGAAAAAGTAG
- a CDS encoding AI-2E family transporter: MDKKEFMSRAMEAALRISLVAVIIMSCLMIIKPFVPIVLWAIIIAVSVRPSQERLARVLGGRFGLSAVLFTFAGLALIIVPTVLFADSVLNGASSLISTVENNALQLPPPPAWFDNIPFLGSSITSTWNMLSTDLIKALQQFGPQVKDVASWLVSVSAGLGFAVFQFVASVIIAGLFLRSSESGAALTKQLFTKFSGKHGEEYAIMAIATIRSVAMGVVGVAVIQAFLAGIGMLVAGFPHAGLWALIIMVVAIMQIPVLPVTLLLVAYGFKIFSTTGAIVFLIWFLIVGLSDNVLRPIFFGRGVDIPMLVILLGAIGGMLLMGLIGLFLGAIIMSLGYKLFQAWLYEEEEMHGS; this comes from the coding sequence GTGGACAAAAAAGAGTTCATGAGCAGAGCTATGGAAGCCGCACTCCGCATTTCTTTAGTCGCCGTCATTATCATGAGTTGTTTGATGATCATCAAGCCGTTTGTTCCCATCGTTCTGTGGGCTATCATTATTGCCGTGTCCGTACGCCCTTCACAGGAGCGATTGGCCCGCGTTCTTGGTGGACGATTCGGTCTTTCCGCCGTACTTTTTACTTTTGCGGGGTTGGCCCTGATTATTGTTCCGACAGTACTGTTTGCAGATTCCGTGTTGAACGGCGCCTCCAGTCTCATCAGCACCGTGGAAAACAATGCCTTGCAGCTTCCCCCACCGCCTGCATGGTTCGATAATATTCCTTTTCTCGGCAGTTCGATAACGTCCACGTGGAATATGCTCAGCACAGACTTGATCAAGGCGCTTCAACAATTTGGGCCGCAAGTGAAAGATGTCGCTTCCTGGTTGGTTTCAGTTTCGGCCGGACTCGGATTTGCCGTCTTCCAGTTTGTGGCCTCGGTGATTATCGCAGGGCTGTTTCTGCGATCATCGGAAAGTGGTGCGGCCCTGACAAAACAATTGTTTACAAAATTTTCCGGCAAACACGGCGAGGAATACGCGATCATGGCGATTGCCACCATTCGAAGTGTGGCTATGGGCGTTGTGGGTGTTGCGGTGATTCAGGCCTTTTTGGCAGGTATCGGCATGTTGGTCGCGGGCTTCCCGCATGCCGGACTTTGGGCGCTGATCATCATGGTCGTGGCCATTATGCAGATCCCCGTCCTTCCCGTCACGCTGCTGCTGGTGGCGTACGGTTTCAAAATCTTTTCCACCACGGGAGCCATCGTGTTTCTCATATGGTTCCTCATTGTCGGACTGAGCGATAACGTGTTGCGACCCATATTCTTCGGACGAGGCGTCGACATCCCCATGCTTGTCATCCTCCTCGGCGCCATCGGCGGCATGCTGCTCATGGGCCTCATCGGCCTGTTTCTCGGGGCTATTATTATGTCTCTTGGTTACAAATTGTTCCAGGCTTGGCTCTACGAGGAAGAAGAAATGCATGGCTCGTGA
- the betC gene encoding choline-sulfatase encodes MMSQQRPNILLLQCDQLAASALSFYGNHVTKTPYMDALAEDGVVFTSAYCNSPLCAPSRFSMMSGQYPSRIGAFDNGAEFPGDIPTFAHYLRAEGYRTTLCGKMHFVGGDQLHGFEERLTTDIYPADHGWTPDWERPGHRFDWWYHNMESVTEAGHNERANQIDFDDEVGFKAQRHIYDMARDGDNRPFCMVVSFTNPHDPYICPKAYWDRYDHDAIDMPRVGHIPYEQCDPHSQRLRRAYAMDEDEMSQEAIRNARHAYYGQISYLDDKIGQIFKALDDTGMRQNTVVILTADHGDMLGERGLWYKMSLLEGSARVPFVVNAPGRFPEGRNDTPVSLVDVLPTLLELANVSQHHVQADAMDGQSLVPLLRHNTDSTKKPVIAEYLGEGAVAPIVMIRDERYKFIACPADPPQLFDLKNDPEELKNLAQHPEYAEIVRRFHDMVNNHVNMEALDRRVHASQKRRRLVFASHMTGRHTAWDYHPPCNAANQYMRNHLDLNDVEAGSRIKSRVGG; translated from the coding sequence ATGATGTCTCAACAGCGCCCTAATATACTTCTCCTACAATGTGACCAACTGGCGGCTTCTGCACTTTCATTTTATGGAAATCATGTCACCAAAACACCATATATGGATGCATTGGCTGAAGATGGTGTTGTTTTTACGAGCGCCTATTGTAACAGTCCTCTGTGCGCACCTTCTCGCTTTTCTATGATGTCGGGACAATATCCTTCACGTATTGGTGCATTTGATAATGGTGCCGAATTTCCTGGTGATATTCCGACATTCGCGCATTATTTACGAGCCGAAGGGTATCGCACGACATTATGTGGGAAAATGCATTTTGTCGGTGGAGATCAGCTGCATGGTTTTGAAGAACGTCTGACGACAGATATTTATCCTGCCGATCATGGGTGGACACCGGACTGGGAGAGGCCCGGTCATCGATTTGATTGGTGGTATCACAATATGGAGAGTGTGACAGAGGCAGGGCACAATGAACGCGCCAACCAAATCGATTTTGACGATGAGGTCGGTTTCAAAGCCCAACGCCATATTTATGATATGGCTCGCGACGGCGATAATCGTCCGTTCTGTATGGTTGTTTCGTTCACAAATCCGCATGATCCGTATATCTGTCCCAAGGCATATTGGGATCGGTATGATCACGATGCTATCGACATGCCGCGAGTAGGCCATATTCCCTATGAACAGTGTGATCCCCATAGCCAACGTCTTCGTCGTGCATACGCTATGGATGAAGATGAAATGTCGCAGGAGGCGATTCGCAATGCACGACACGCTTATTACGGACAAATCAGTTATTTAGACGATAAAATTGGTCAGATATTCAAGGCTCTTGATGATACGGGGATGCGTCAGAACACGGTGGTGATTCTTACAGCGGATCATGGGGATATGCTTGGAGAACGCGGGCTATGGTATAAGATGTCACTGCTTGAGGGTTCCGCTCGTGTCCCGTTTGTCGTGAATGCTCCAGGGCGCTTTCCGGAAGGACGTAACGATACTCCTGTTTCCCTCGTTGACGTGCTGCCAACACTGCTTGAGTTGGCCAATGTCTCGCAACATCACGTCCAGGCAGATGCAATGGATGGACAAAGCCTGGTGCCCCTGCTTCGTCACAACACCGATTCAACGAAAAAGCCGGTTATTGCAGAATACCTCGGGGAAGGGGCTGTTGCACCGATCGTGATGATTCGTGACGAACGGTATAAGTTTATTGCGTGCCCCGCCGATCCTCCTCAGCTTTTTGATTTGAAAAACGATCCGGAAGAGTTGAAGAACCTCGCTCAACACCCGGAATATGCAGAGATTGTCCGACGGTTTCACGACATGGTGAACAACCATGTTAATATGGAAGCGCTCGACAGGCGTGTTCATGCCAGCCAAAAACGGCGTCGTCTTGTTTTCGCATCACACATGACGGGCCGACATACCGCATGGGACTACCATCCACCGTGCAATGCCGCCAATCAATACATGCGCAACCATCTGGACCTCAATGACGTCGAAGCGGGTTCAAGAATCAAGAGCAGGGTAGGCGGTTGA